Proteins co-encoded in one Micropterus dolomieu isolate WLL.071019.BEF.003 ecotype Adirondacks linkage group LG19, ASM2129224v1, whole genome shotgun sequence genomic window:
- the LOC123957255 gene encoding methenyltetrahydrofolate synthase domain-containing protein-like isoform X1, giving the protein MEPVLEIHPGASKWDIRQKIWDYIEENNLANFPRPVHNRIPNFKGAFTACARVSELQGFTQTAEVKVDPDKPLEGARLAVLQAQKTLLVPTPRLRTGLFNNITPPQGANKEQLRICSSSQV; this is encoded by the exons ATGGAGCCTGTTTTAGAGATACATCCTG GGGCGTCGAAATGGGACATCCGTCAGAAAATCTGGGACTACATTGAAGAAAACAATCTGGCCAATTTTCCAAGGCCTGTTCACAACAGAATCCCAAATTTCAAG GGTGCTTTCACAGCATGTGCCAGGGTATCTGAGCTGCAGGGGTTCACCCAGACAGCTGAGGTGAAGGTGGATCCCGATAAACCTCTGGAGGGTGCTCGGCTGGCAGTGCTACAG GCACAGAAAACTTTATTGGTCCCGACTCCTCGTCTTCGCACTGGCCTTTTCAATAATATTACACCTCCTCAGGGGGCCAACAAAGAACAGCTACGCATATGCTCTTCTTCTCAGGTTTGA
- the LOC123957255 gene encoding methenyltetrahydrofolate synthase domain-containing protein-like isoform X2 codes for METVIQIIVGASKWDIRQKIWDYIEENNLANFPRPVHNRIPNFKGAFTACARVSELQGFTQTAEVKVDPDKPLEGARLAVLQAQKTLLVPTPRLRTGLFNNITPPQGANKEQLRICSSSQV; via the exons ATGGAGACTGTTATACAAATAATTGTTG GGGCGTCGAAATGGGACATCCGTCAGAAAATCTGGGACTACATTGAAGAAAACAATCTGGCCAATTTTCCAAGGCCTGTTCACAACAGAATCCCAAATTTCAAG GGTGCTTTCACAGCATGTGCCAGGGTATCTGAGCTGCAGGGGTTCACCCAGACAGCTGAGGTGAAGGTGGATCCCGATAAACCTCTGGAGGGTGCTCGGCTGGCAGTGCTACAG GCACAGAAAACTTTATTGGTCCCGACTCCTCGTCTTCGCACTGGCCTTTTCAATAATATTACACCTCCTCAGGGGGCCAACAAAGAACAGCTACGCATATGCTCTTCTTCTCAGGTTTGA